Proteins encoded together in one Antennarius striatus isolate MH-2024 chromosome 13, ASM4005453v1, whole genome shotgun sequence window:
- the specc1 gene encoding cytospin-B isoform X2 has protein sequence MMRTGPTKVGLPKPGLQERSKQTSMVPSSSSSSSSTISSAMKTSRSSSMLVSEQRLSRLKRASSDDALSKPALGPAASGSRMRKTVTTGAISELAEARPRNLSGAQAIKKSGIPTPREIPCAIPRDRISLRDQLRSNSTKRMVSSASTSSLSTLSKQTRSSTKSRGEAEGQEKGLLECQVKELLAEAKVKDLEISNLKMELQRCRGKASTSSSSPSPNSVSYQEPAADQEPGQVMEALLLVGELREKNGKFQRELAALREENQVLKEKLLRLETSPLFSTNTSNPSKPLVNGFPSDSNSPAPQQDRISATSPLKTSVSSSSDTNKDSPSPVFSEFEKISSRSESTSSGVSREAIAAVPISSAAGQDVSVQSLTEQIHKMEESHHSTAEELQATLQELADQQQVVQELTAENERLAEEKRLLQTSLQQQRERLEMLVQKNEALASRLQEQVQAQAQREEELGGQGPRLAELEQRYAELVESSRFEREKLVDIQQQLTGSLRALEEEHQGAQSQVHCLQDEMDRLQAQLGRELEARGQTAQAAQEQRATADCLRLENSRLKAQVDIEKQKVCELKAMQSASDSTEVHNLLKAAHAEKERQEVELTEARQKLLQAESENEHTRAVLSKVEAKCQQVQEWAERREQELNSQVTSLEEVRVQAENQVKELKETIFELEDQVEQQRAVNCHTNQAVLDLENLVKKLEEQKAEAERQLKAFNRQMKDEKEEWRRFQADLQTAVVVANDIKVEAQQELRALRRQLQEEQGRSAKLCTDLEALQGLRSQGDEVKASDSDSGRHWCGISMIQTTPMEAAGDADSEAGATVKSLIKSFDSVGQNGPGHTVQMLSSPRSPLSGIPVRSAPAAAVSPIQRQSYIKPLSKTLEKRFNQGEFSHQYDKISGCREGLKPTGLMRKSPSLESVLKTSSSFSSRTASFSCGRGSSKLSVERKDPLAALAREFGGSKRNALLKWCQKKTEGYPNIDVTNFSSSWSDGLAFCALLHTYLPAHIPYQELISQDKVRNLTLAFQAAESIGIKPSLNMEELMKTDRPDWQSVMLYVSQIYRYFET, from the exons ATGATGAGAACTGGCCCCACCAAGGTGGGGCTGCCCAAACCTGGACTCCAAGAACGGTCCAAACAGACCTCCATggttccctcctcctcctcctcctcctcctccaccatctCCTCAGCCATGAAGACCTCGAGATCCTCCAGCATGCTGGTCTCAGAGCAGCGCCTCAGCAGG CTGAAAAGAGCCAGCAGTGATGATGCCTTGTCAAAGCCCGCTCTGGGGCCTGCTGCGTCTGGATCCAGAATGAGGAAGACAGTGACCACTGGAGCCATATCAGAGCTCGCTGAGGCTCGCCCTCGCAACCTGTCAG GTGCACAAGCAATCAAGAAGTCTGGCATCCCAACTCCGAGAGAAATCCCTTGTGCCATACCACGAGATCGCATTTCTCTCCGGGACCAGCTTAGAAGCAATTCTACTAAGAGGATGGTTTCTAGCGCCAGCACCTCCAGCCTCTCCACCCTGTCAAAGCAGACACGCAGTTCAACCAAATCCCGCGGCGAAGCAGAGGGCCAGGAAAAGGGGCTCCTCGAGTGCCAGGTCAAAGAACTGCTGGCTGAGGCCAAGGTTAAAGACTTGGAGATCAGCAATCTTAAGATGGAGCTGCAGCGTTGCAGAGGTAAagcctccacctcttcctcttcaccttCACCCAACTCTGTTTCATATCAAGAGCCAGCTGCAGATCAAGAGCCGGGACAGGTAATGGAGGCCCTTTTGCTGGTTGGAGAGCTACGGGAAAAGAATGGGAAGTTTCAGAGGGAGCTGGCAGCTCTGAGGGAGGAGAACCAGGTGCTGAAGGAAAAGCTTCTCCGCTTGGAGACCTCTCCTCTCTTTAGTACCAACACAAGTAACCCCTCAAAGCCTTTAGTGAACGGTTTTCCCTCAGATTCCAACTCTCCAGCTCCCCAACAGGACAGGATTTCTGCTACCAGCCCTCTCAAAACATCTGTCTCCTCCAGTTCGGACACCAACAAAGACTCACCATCTCCTGTCTTCTCTGAATTTGAGAAGATCTCGTCACGCTCGGAGTCCACAAGCAGCGGCGTCAGCAGGGAAGCCATCGCAGCGGTGCCAATAAGCAGTGCAGCAGGGCAAGATGTGTCAGTACAGAGCCTGACTGAACAGATTCACAAGATGGAAGAGAGCCACCACAGCACAGCTGAGGAGCTGCAGGCCACTCTGCAAGAGCTGGCCGATCAGCAACAAGTGGTGCAGGAGCTGACAGCTGAGAATGAGCGTCTGGCTGAGGAGAAACGCCTTCTCCAGACTTCACTTCAACAGCAAAGAGAGCGTCTGGAGATGCTGGTCCAGAAGAATGAGGCATTGGCCAGTCGGCTGCAGGAGCAAGTGCAAGCTCAGGcccagagggaggaggagctgggTGGCCAAGGGCCCCGGCTGGCTGAACTGGAGCAGAGATACGCCGAGCTGGTCGAGAGCTCGCGCTTTGAACGGGAGAAGCTGGTGGATATCCAGCAGCAGCTAACAGGCAGCTTGAGAGCTCTGGAAGAAGAGCACCAGGGGGCCCAGAGTCAGGTGCACTGCCTCCAAGACGAGATGGACAGGCTGCAGGCCCAGCTGGGGAGGGAGCTGGAAGCCAGGGGTCAGACGGCTCAGGCTGCGCAGGAGCAGAGGGCGACAGCCGACTGCCTGAGACTGGAGAACAGCCGACTGAAGGCACAGGTGGACATCGAGAAGCAAAAAGTGTGTGAGCTGAAGGCCATGCAGAGTGCCTCTGACAGCACGGAGGTGCACAACTTGCTGAAGGCAGCTCATGCTGAGAAGGAAAGACAGGAGGTGGAGCTGACGGAGGCAAGGCAGAAGCTGCTCCAGGCCGAGTCTGAGAATGAGCATACGAGAGCAGTGCTATCCAAG GTGGAGGCCAAATGCCAGCAGGTTCAGGAATGGGCCGAGAGGAGGGAGCAGGAGCTCAACAGCCAGGTGACTTCCCTCGAGGAGGTCAGGGTCCAAGCTGAAAAccaggtgaaggagctgaaggagacTATCTTTGAGCTGGAGGATCAGGTGGAGCAACAGAGGGCCGTTAACTGCCACACCAACCAAGCAGTTCTGGACCTGGAGA ATCTCGTCAAAAAGCTGGAAGAGCAAAAAGCTGAAGCTGAGCGACAACTGAAAGCCTTCAACAGACAGATGAAG GATGAGAAAGAGGAGTGGCGTCGCTTCCAGGCGGACCTCCAGACAGCAGTGGTGGTGGCCAACGACATCAAGGTGGAGGCCCAGCAGGAGCTGCGTGCACTCAGGaggcagctgcaggaggagcagggtcGCAGTGCAAAGCTGTGCACGGACCTCGAGGCCCTGCAGGGACTCAG atcCCAGGGTGATGAGGTGAAGGCGTCCGACTCCGATAGCGGCCGTCACTGGTGTGGCATCTCCATGATCCAGACCACGCCAATGGAAGCTGCTGGAGATGCCGACTCAGAGGCCGGAGCGACGGTCAAATCCCTCATTAAGTCCTTTGATAGTGTGGGACAGA ATGGACCAGGCCACACAGTTCAAATGCTTTCTTCCCCAAGAAGCCCCCTAAGTGGGATCCCTGTCCGCTCCGCTCCTGCCGCTGCTGTATCCCCAATCCAG AGACAGTCGTACATAAAACCTTTATCTAAGACGCTGGAGAAACGGTTTAATCAGGGAGAATTCTCTCATCAATATG ataagATCTCTGGCTGCAGGGAAGGCCTGAAACCCACTGGTCTAATGAGGAAAAGCCCTTCTCTGGAGTCTGTACTCAAAACCAGCTCCTCCTTCAGCAGCCGCACAGCATCCTTCAGCTGTGGCCGAGGCAGCAGCAAGCTCAG TGTGGAAAGAAAGGACCCTCTGGCTGCTCTGGCGCGGGAGTTTGGAGGATCTAAGAGAAACGCTTTACTGAAGTGGTGccagaagaaaacagaaggCTATCCG
- the specc1 gene encoding cytospin-B isoform X1 produces MMRTGPTKVGLPKPGLQERSKQTSMVPSSSSSSSSTISSAMKTSRSSSMLVSEQRLSRCVQLKRASSDDALSKPALGPAASGSRMRKTVTTGAISELAEARPRNLSGAQAIKKSGIPTPREIPCAIPRDRISLRDQLRSNSTKRMVSSASTSSLSTLSKQTRSSTKSRGEAEGQEKGLLECQVKELLAEAKVKDLEISNLKMELQRCRGKASTSSSSPSPNSVSYQEPAADQEPGQVMEALLLVGELREKNGKFQRELAALREENQVLKEKLLRLETSPLFSTNTSNPSKPLVNGFPSDSNSPAPQQDRISATSPLKTSVSSSSDTNKDSPSPVFSEFEKISSRSESTSSGVSREAIAAVPISSAAGQDVSVQSLTEQIHKMEESHHSTAEELQATLQELADQQQVVQELTAENERLAEEKRLLQTSLQQQRERLEMLVQKNEALASRLQEQVQAQAQREEELGGQGPRLAELEQRYAELVESSRFEREKLVDIQQQLTGSLRALEEEHQGAQSQVHCLQDEMDRLQAQLGRELEARGQTAQAAQEQRATADCLRLENSRLKAQVDIEKQKVCELKAMQSASDSTEVHNLLKAAHAEKERQEVELTEARQKLLQAESENEHTRAVLSKVEAKCQQVQEWAERREQELNSQVTSLEEVRVQAENQVKELKETIFELEDQVEQQRAVNCHTNQAVLDLENLVKKLEEQKAEAERQLKAFNRQMKDEKEEWRRFQADLQTAVVVANDIKVEAQQELRALRRQLQEEQGRSAKLCTDLEALQGLRSQGDEVKASDSDSGRHWCGISMIQTTPMEAAGDADSEAGATVKSLIKSFDSVGQNGPGHTVQMLSSPRSPLSGIPVRSAPAAAVSPIQRQSYIKPLSKTLEKRFNQGEFSHQYDKISGCREGLKPTGLMRKSPSLESVLKTSSSFSSRTASFSCGRGSSKLSVERKDPLAALAREFGGSKRNALLKWCQKKTEGYPNIDVTNFSSSWSDGLAFCALLHTYLPAHIPYQELISQDKVRNLTLAFQAAESIGIKPSLNMEELMKTDRPDWQSVMLYVSQIYRYFET; encoded by the exons ATGATGAGAACTGGCCCCACCAAGGTGGGGCTGCCCAAACCTGGACTCCAAGAACGGTCCAAACAGACCTCCATggttccctcctcctcctcctcctcctcctccaccatctCCTCAGCCATGAAGACCTCGAGATCCTCCAGCATGCTGGTCTCAGAGCAGCGCCTCAGCAGG TGTGTCCAGCTGAAAAGAGCCAGCAGTGATGATGCCTTGTCAAAGCCCGCTCTGGGGCCTGCTGCGTCTGGATCCAGAATGAGGAAGACAGTGACCACTGGAGCCATATCAGAGCTCGCTGAGGCTCGCCCTCGCAACCTGTCAG GTGCACAAGCAATCAAGAAGTCTGGCATCCCAACTCCGAGAGAAATCCCTTGTGCCATACCACGAGATCGCATTTCTCTCCGGGACCAGCTTAGAAGCAATTCTACTAAGAGGATGGTTTCTAGCGCCAGCACCTCCAGCCTCTCCACCCTGTCAAAGCAGACACGCAGTTCAACCAAATCCCGCGGCGAAGCAGAGGGCCAGGAAAAGGGGCTCCTCGAGTGCCAGGTCAAAGAACTGCTGGCTGAGGCCAAGGTTAAAGACTTGGAGATCAGCAATCTTAAGATGGAGCTGCAGCGTTGCAGAGGTAAagcctccacctcttcctcttcaccttCACCCAACTCTGTTTCATATCAAGAGCCAGCTGCAGATCAAGAGCCGGGACAGGTAATGGAGGCCCTTTTGCTGGTTGGAGAGCTACGGGAAAAGAATGGGAAGTTTCAGAGGGAGCTGGCAGCTCTGAGGGAGGAGAACCAGGTGCTGAAGGAAAAGCTTCTCCGCTTGGAGACCTCTCCTCTCTTTAGTACCAACACAAGTAACCCCTCAAAGCCTTTAGTGAACGGTTTTCCCTCAGATTCCAACTCTCCAGCTCCCCAACAGGACAGGATTTCTGCTACCAGCCCTCTCAAAACATCTGTCTCCTCCAGTTCGGACACCAACAAAGACTCACCATCTCCTGTCTTCTCTGAATTTGAGAAGATCTCGTCACGCTCGGAGTCCACAAGCAGCGGCGTCAGCAGGGAAGCCATCGCAGCGGTGCCAATAAGCAGTGCAGCAGGGCAAGATGTGTCAGTACAGAGCCTGACTGAACAGATTCACAAGATGGAAGAGAGCCACCACAGCACAGCTGAGGAGCTGCAGGCCACTCTGCAAGAGCTGGCCGATCAGCAACAAGTGGTGCAGGAGCTGACAGCTGAGAATGAGCGTCTGGCTGAGGAGAAACGCCTTCTCCAGACTTCACTTCAACAGCAAAGAGAGCGTCTGGAGATGCTGGTCCAGAAGAATGAGGCATTGGCCAGTCGGCTGCAGGAGCAAGTGCAAGCTCAGGcccagagggaggaggagctgggTGGCCAAGGGCCCCGGCTGGCTGAACTGGAGCAGAGATACGCCGAGCTGGTCGAGAGCTCGCGCTTTGAACGGGAGAAGCTGGTGGATATCCAGCAGCAGCTAACAGGCAGCTTGAGAGCTCTGGAAGAAGAGCACCAGGGGGCCCAGAGTCAGGTGCACTGCCTCCAAGACGAGATGGACAGGCTGCAGGCCCAGCTGGGGAGGGAGCTGGAAGCCAGGGGTCAGACGGCTCAGGCTGCGCAGGAGCAGAGGGCGACAGCCGACTGCCTGAGACTGGAGAACAGCCGACTGAAGGCACAGGTGGACATCGAGAAGCAAAAAGTGTGTGAGCTGAAGGCCATGCAGAGTGCCTCTGACAGCACGGAGGTGCACAACTTGCTGAAGGCAGCTCATGCTGAGAAGGAAAGACAGGAGGTGGAGCTGACGGAGGCAAGGCAGAAGCTGCTCCAGGCCGAGTCTGAGAATGAGCATACGAGAGCAGTGCTATCCAAG GTGGAGGCCAAATGCCAGCAGGTTCAGGAATGGGCCGAGAGGAGGGAGCAGGAGCTCAACAGCCAGGTGACTTCCCTCGAGGAGGTCAGGGTCCAAGCTGAAAAccaggtgaaggagctgaaggagacTATCTTTGAGCTGGAGGATCAGGTGGAGCAACAGAGGGCCGTTAACTGCCACACCAACCAAGCAGTTCTGGACCTGGAGA ATCTCGTCAAAAAGCTGGAAGAGCAAAAAGCTGAAGCTGAGCGACAACTGAAAGCCTTCAACAGACAGATGAAG GATGAGAAAGAGGAGTGGCGTCGCTTCCAGGCGGACCTCCAGACAGCAGTGGTGGTGGCCAACGACATCAAGGTGGAGGCCCAGCAGGAGCTGCGTGCACTCAGGaggcagctgcaggaggagcagggtcGCAGTGCAAAGCTGTGCACGGACCTCGAGGCCCTGCAGGGACTCAG atcCCAGGGTGATGAGGTGAAGGCGTCCGACTCCGATAGCGGCCGTCACTGGTGTGGCATCTCCATGATCCAGACCACGCCAATGGAAGCTGCTGGAGATGCCGACTCAGAGGCCGGAGCGACGGTCAAATCCCTCATTAAGTCCTTTGATAGTGTGGGACAGA ATGGACCAGGCCACACAGTTCAAATGCTTTCTTCCCCAAGAAGCCCCCTAAGTGGGATCCCTGTCCGCTCCGCTCCTGCCGCTGCTGTATCCCCAATCCAG AGACAGTCGTACATAAAACCTTTATCTAAGACGCTGGAGAAACGGTTTAATCAGGGAGAATTCTCTCATCAATATG ataagATCTCTGGCTGCAGGGAAGGCCTGAAACCCACTGGTCTAATGAGGAAAAGCCCTTCTCTGGAGTCTGTACTCAAAACCAGCTCCTCCTTCAGCAGCCGCACAGCATCCTTCAGCTGTGGCCGAGGCAGCAGCAAGCTCAG TGTGGAAAGAAAGGACCCTCTGGCTGCTCTGGCGCGGGAGTTTGGAGGATCTAAGAGAAACGCTTTACTGAAGTGGTGccagaagaaaacagaaggCTATCCG
- the specc1 gene encoding cytospin-B isoform X7: MVSSASTSSLSTLSKQTRSSTKSRGEAEGQEKGLLECQVKELLAEAKVKDLEISNLKMELQRCRGKASTSSSSPSPNSVSYQEPAADQEPGQVMEALLLVGELREKNGKFQRELAALREENQVLKEKLLRLETSPLFSTNTSNPSKPLVNGFPSDSNSPAPQQDRISATSPLKTSVSSSSDTNKDSPSPVFSEFEKISSRSESTSSGVSREAIAAVPISSAAGQDVSVQSLTEQIHKMEESHHSTAEELQATLQELADQQQVVQELTAENERLAEEKRLLQTSLQQQRERLEMLVQKNEALASRLQEQVQAQAQREEELGGQGPRLAELEQRYAELVESSRFEREKLVDIQQQLTGSLRALEEEHQGAQSQVHCLQDEMDRLQAQLGRELEARGQTAQAAQEQRATADCLRLENSRLKAQVDIEKQKVCELKAMQSASDSTEVHNLLKAAHAEKERQEVELTEARQKLLQAESENEHTRAVLSKVEAKCQQVQEWAERREQELNSQVTSLEEVRVQAENQVKELKETIFELEDQVEQQRAVNCHTNQAVLDLENLVKKLEEQKAEAERQLKAFNRQMKDEKEEWRRFQADLQTAVVVANDIKVEAQQELRALRRQLQEEQGRSAKLCTDLEALQGLRSQGDEVKASDSDSGRHWCGISMIQTTPMEAAGDADSEAGATVKSLIKSFDSVGQNGPGHTVQMLSSPRSPLSGIPVRSAPAAAVSPIQRQSYIKPLSKTLEKRFNQGEFSHQYDKISGCREGLKPTGLMRKSPSLESVLKTSSSFSSRTASFSCGRGSSKLSVERKDPLAALAREFGGSKRNALLKWCQKKTEGYPNIDVTNFSSSWSDGLAFCALLHTYLPAHIPYQELISQDKVRNLTLAFQAAESIGIKPSLNMEELMKTDRPDWQSVMLYVSQIYRYFET; the protein is encoded by the exons ATGGTTTCTAGCGCCAGCACCTCCAGCCTCTCCACCCTGTCAAAGCAGACACGCAGTTCAACCAAATCCCGCGGCGAAGCAGAGGGCCAGGAAAAGGGGCTCCTCGAGTGCCAGGTCAAAGAACTGCTGGCTGAGGCCAAGGTTAAAGACTTGGAGATCAGCAATCTTAAGATGGAGCTGCAGCGTTGCAGAGGTAAagcctccacctcttcctcttcaccttCACCCAACTCTGTTTCATATCAAGAGCCAGCTGCAGATCAAGAGCCGGGACAGGTAATGGAGGCCCTTTTGCTGGTTGGAGAGCTACGGGAAAAGAATGGGAAGTTTCAGAGGGAGCTGGCAGCTCTGAGGGAGGAGAACCAGGTGCTGAAGGAAAAGCTTCTCCGCTTGGAGACCTCTCCTCTCTTTAGTACCAACACAAGTAACCCCTCAAAGCCTTTAGTGAACGGTTTTCCCTCAGATTCCAACTCTCCAGCTCCCCAACAGGACAGGATTTCTGCTACCAGCCCTCTCAAAACATCTGTCTCCTCCAGTTCGGACACCAACAAAGACTCACCATCTCCTGTCTTCTCTGAATTTGAGAAGATCTCGTCACGCTCGGAGTCCACAAGCAGCGGCGTCAGCAGGGAAGCCATCGCAGCGGTGCCAATAAGCAGTGCAGCAGGGCAAGATGTGTCAGTACAGAGCCTGACTGAACAGATTCACAAGATGGAAGAGAGCCACCACAGCACAGCTGAGGAGCTGCAGGCCACTCTGCAAGAGCTGGCCGATCAGCAACAAGTGGTGCAGGAGCTGACAGCTGAGAATGAGCGTCTGGCTGAGGAGAAACGCCTTCTCCAGACTTCACTTCAACAGCAAAGAGAGCGTCTGGAGATGCTGGTCCAGAAGAATGAGGCATTGGCCAGTCGGCTGCAGGAGCAAGTGCAAGCTCAGGcccagagggaggaggagctgggTGGCCAAGGGCCCCGGCTGGCTGAACTGGAGCAGAGATACGCCGAGCTGGTCGAGAGCTCGCGCTTTGAACGGGAGAAGCTGGTGGATATCCAGCAGCAGCTAACAGGCAGCTTGAGAGCTCTGGAAGAAGAGCACCAGGGGGCCCAGAGTCAGGTGCACTGCCTCCAAGACGAGATGGACAGGCTGCAGGCCCAGCTGGGGAGGGAGCTGGAAGCCAGGGGTCAGACGGCTCAGGCTGCGCAGGAGCAGAGGGCGACAGCCGACTGCCTGAGACTGGAGAACAGCCGACTGAAGGCACAGGTGGACATCGAGAAGCAAAAAGTGTGTGAGCTGAAGGCCATGCAGAGTGCCTCTGACAGCACGGAGGTGCACAACTTGCTGAAGGCAGCTCATGCTGAGAAGGAAAGACAGGAGGTGGAGCTGACGGAGGCAAGGCAGAAGCTGCTCCAGGCCGAGTCTGAGAATGAGCATACGAGAGCAGTGCTATCCAAG GTGGAGGCCAAATGCCAGCAGGTTCAGGAATGGGCCGAGAGGAGGGAGCAGGAGCTCAACAGCCAGGTGACTTCCCTCGAGGAGGTCAGGGTCCAAGCTGAAAAccaggtgaaggagctgaaggagacTATCTTTGAGCTGGAGGATCAGGTGGAGCAACAGAGGGCCGTTAACTGCCACACCAACCAAGCAGTTCTGGACCTGGAGA ATCTCGTCAAAAAGCTGGAAGAGCAAAAAGCTGAAGCTGAGCGACAACTGAAAGCCTTCAACAGACAGATGAAG GATGAGAAAGAGGAGTGGCGTCGCTTCCAGGCGGACCTCCAGACAGCAGTGGTGGTGGCCAACGACATCAAGGTGGAGGCCCAGCAGGAGCTGCGTGCACTCAGGaggcagctgcaggaggagcagggtcGCAGTGCAAAGCTGTGCACGGACCTCGAGGCCCTGCAGGGACTCAG atcCCAGGGTGATGAGGTGAAGGCGTCCGACTCCGATAGCGGCCGTCACTGGTGTGGCATCTCCATGATCCAGACCACGCCAATGGAAGCTGCTGGAGATGCCGACTCAGAGGCCGGAGCGACGGTCAAATCCCTCATTAAGTCCTTTGATAGTGTGGGACAGA ATGGACCAGGCCACACAGTTCAAATGCTTTCTTCCCCAAGAAGCCCCCTAAGTGGGATCCCTGTCCGCTCCGCTCCTGCCGCTGCTGTATCCCCAATCCAG AGACAGTCGTACATAAAACCTTTATCTAAGACGCTGGAGAAACGGTTTAATCAGGGAGAATTCTCTCATCAATATG ataagATCTCTGGCTGCAGGGAAGGCCTGAAACCCACTGGTCTAATGAGGAAAAGCCCTTCTCTGGAGTCTGTACTCAAAACCAGCTCCTCCTTCAGCAGCCGCACAGCATCCTTCAGCTGTGGCCGAGGCAGCAGCAAGCTCAG TGTGGAAAGAAAGGACCCTCTGGCTGCTCTGGCGCGGGAGTTTGGAGGATCTAAGAGAAACGCTTTACTGAAGTGGTGccagaagaaaacagaaggCTATCCG